The DNA region AGCCGCCAGGGCCGCCATCGGGAGGTTGCTCTGCATGGCTTCCCGAAGGTCGTCCGCGGGCCGGAAGCCGATGCCCGTGGCCTCCACCAGGTTCGCAACGGCCTTGGCGCGGTAGTCGGGGTGCGTGTTGAGCCCCGTCCCCGCGGCGGATCCGCCGATCCCCAACTCCTCGAGTTCGTAGGCGGCGTGCTCCAACCACTTGCGCGCCTTGCGCACGGCCGCCGCATACGCCGCGAACTCCTGTCCCAACCGGATCGGCACGGCGTCTTGTAGGTGGGTGCGCCCGGACTTCAGCACGTGGTCGAACTCTCGCCCCTTGTCCTCGAGCGCCCCCGCGAGCACGTCCACGGCCAACAGCTGGTCCTCCAGCATCAGGCGGGACATGATCCGCATGGCGGTGGGGAACGTGTCGTTGGTCGATTGGCCGTAGTTGGGATGGTCGTTCGGGTTCACCCGCGTGTAGGTGCCTTTCGAGCCGCCGAGAAGCTCTTCCGCGCGGTTGGCCAGCACCTCGTTGCAGTTCATGTTGAAGCTCGTTCCCGCGCCCATGTGGAACACGTCCACGGGGAACTGGTCGCGCAGACGCCCGGCGAGGATCTCGTCCGCGGCGCTCACGATCGCGCCGCCGATTTCGCGGTCGAGGAGCCCCAGGTCGGTGTTCGCCTGCGTGCACGCCTTCTTCAGCAGAATGAAGGCGTCGATCATCTTGGGATGCTCGGTGAGGCCGCTGATCTGGAACAGTTGCCGCGACCGCTCGGCCTGGCTTCCCCAGTAGGCGTCCGCAGGCACTCTCACTTCGCCGAGCGAGTCCTTTTCCACGCGAAATTCCATGCTCCGAGTTTACCGGTCGGCTCTTGGCGGAATCCCCCATAATAGGGGGGTGCAGGAGTTCAAAGATCGGATCGACGAACTCGCGCAGCTCATGCGCGAATTCCACCTCGCCGAAGCCACGCTCCAAGGCGAGGATTGGAAGATCGCGTTGCGGCGCGGGCGACGCAGCGACGCGCCGACCGGCGATCTGGGTCAGCCGCTGCTGCTGGACTTCGAGCCCCATGCGCCCGTGGCCGCGCCCGAGCCCCAGGCCCCGACGGGGACGCCGGTGAACAGCCCGATGAACGGCATCTTTTACGCCACGCCGAGCCCGAACACGCCGCCGTTCGTGCGCGAAGGGGACACGGTCAGCGCCGGGCAGGTCGTGGGGCTGATCGAAGCGATGAAGGTGTTCAACGAGATCACCGCCCCCTTGAGCGGTACGGTTCGGAAGGTGCTCGTGGAGAGCGGTCAACTCGTGCAGCCCGGCGAGCCGCTGATGATCCTCGAGTGAACACCGTCCGCGTCGCGTCGGTTCAGGCGGCGGTCGTCTACAACGATCCGGACGCCAACGCGGCCTACGCCGTCGGCCGCCTGCGCGAGCTGGCGACCCAGGGGGTGCAGCTCGCCGTTTTTCCCGAGGCGTTCCTCACCGGCTACTGCGTGGACTCCGCGGAGGAGGCGCGCCGCATCGCGTTTCCCGTGCAGATCGAGGGTGACGTCCTGGTTCGCGGTCCCGAGGCCTTCGAGACGATCCGGCGCGAAGCCGCCGCCCTCCGGATGCACGTCGTTTTTGGATTCGCCGCCCGGGACGCGCGCGGGGTGTTCAACGCCGCCGCGCTGATCGAGCCGGACGGCCGCGCCCGGGTGTACGTCAAGACG from Fimbriimonadaceae bacterium includes:
- a CDS encoding aspartate ammonia-lyase — protein: MEFRVEKDSLGEVRVPADAYWGSQAERSRQLFQISGLTEHPKMIDAFILLKKACTQANTDLGLLDREIGGAIVSAADEILAGRLRDQFPVDVFHMGAGTSFNMNCNEVLANRAEELLGGSKGTYTRVNPNDHPNYGQSTNDTFPTAMRIMSRLMLEDQLLAVDVLAGALEDKGREFDHVLKSGRTHLQDAVPIRLGQEFAAYAAAVRKARKWLEHAAYELEELGIGGSAAGTGLNTHPDYRAKAVANLVEATGIGFRPADDLREAMQSNLPMAALAAGLRILCLELTRVSNDLRLLCSGPLTGLAEIVLPPVQPGSSIMPGKVNPSMAENLNLVLYQILGQCHAIDCSVQAGQLELNVMMPGMAFASQFALQVLTNTLHTFTENCVRGISANEEQCRHYAETSPSLATALNTYVGYKAASDVVKTALAEKKTIPQVVREKGLLDEETLQKALDPANLTEPGIPGM
- a CDS encoding acetyl-CoA carboxylase; this translates as MQEFKDRIDELAQLMREFHLAEATLQGEDWKIALRRGRRSDAPTGDLGQPLLLDFEPHAPVAAPEPQAPTGTPVNSPMNGIFYATPSPNTPPFVREGDTVSAGQVVGLIEAMKVFNEITAPLSGTVRKVLVESGQLVQPGEPLMILE